The Sphingomonas sp. LY54 genome includes a region encoding these proteins:
- the folD gene encoding bifunctional methylenetetrahydrofolate dehydrogenase/methenyltetrahydrofolate cyclohydrolase FolD has translation MTAAIIDGKAFAEGLRTRIADAVPAFVAQAGRKPGLAVVLVGEDPASQVYVRSKGKATLAAGMESFEHKLPDTTGQDELIALVERLNADEAVDGILVQLPLPRGVDDKAVIAAIDPAKDVDGFHVANAGRLAVGEEAMVPCTPLGSLMLLKDKLGDLSGLDAVVIGRSNIVGKPMAQLLLQENCTVTIAHSRTRDLADVVRRADIVVAAVGRPEMIKGDWLKPGATVIDVGINRVPADEGKTRLVGDVDFASAQAVAGAITPVPGGVGPMTIAVLLRNTLVAAHARKGLPAPEGL, from the coding sequence ATGACCGCTGCCATCATCGACGGAAAGGCCTTCGCCGAAGGCCTCCGCACCCGCATCGCCGACGCCGTCCCGGCCTTCGTCGCCCAAGCCGGCCGCAAGCCCGGCCTCGCCGTCGTGCTGGTCGGCGAGGATCCCGCGAGCCAGGTCTATGTCCGCTCCAAGGGCAAGGCCACGCTCGCGGCCGGCATGGAGAGCTTCGAGCACAAGCTGCCCGACACCACCGGCCAGGACGAACTGATCGCGCTCGTCGAGCGGCTCAACGCCGACGAGGCGGTGGACGGCATCCTGGTCCAGCTCCCCTTGCCCCGCGGCGTTGACGACAAGGCCGTGATCGCGGCGATCGACCCGGCCAAGGACGTCGACGGCTTCCACGTCGCCAATGCCGGCCGGCTTGCCGTGGGCGAGGAGGCGATGGTGCCCTGCACGCCGCTCGGCTCGCTGATGCTGCTCAAGGACAAGCTCGGCGACCTTTCGGGCCTCGACGCGGTCGTGATCGGCCGCTCGAACATCGTCGGCAAGCCGATGGCGCAATTGCTCCTGCAGGAAAATTGCACCGTTACGATCGCCCACAGCCGCACGCGCGACCTCGCCGACGTGGTCCGGCGCGCCGACATCGTCGTCGCAGCGGTCGGCCGGCCCGAGATGATCAAGGGCGACTGGCTGAAGCCCGGAGCGACCGTGATCGACGTCGGCATCAACCGCGTCCCGGCGGACGAGGGCAAGACCCGCCTGGTCGGCGACGTCGATTTCGCCAGCGCGCAAGCGGTGGCGGGCGCCATCACGCCCGTCCCCGGCGGCGTCGGGCCGATGACCATCGCCGTGCTGCTACGCAACACCTTGGTGGCCGCGCATGCGCGCAAAGGGCTGCCCGCACCCGAAGGTCTCTGA
- a CDS encoding phosphatase PAP2 family protein has product MDISLAGTRGKPEADSQIAREREWLEPSIALTVLSGAFGILMIPSYEGILPALGLLPVWMIAALLLGSIYGLFAMMVARVERPLACVADLFGRRRQTAAFLIVALFLAGLNMTTFMWVKPLLNYLVPFWADSLLADLDWALFLGRDPWALLTGLNSAPGAIFYHRGWFALMILTLIMVLTRPPSPEKSAVMLTYFVLWSIVGPVVHALVPAAGPIFFAQLGYGDRFSGLASVSETREVATYLWTLYSGAGFGPGSGISAMPSLHIATTAWMLIAVHSFARRWTTVMAAIGLLIFLLSVALGWHYASDGLVGGACALLCYRVLRAYFRKADVGREAAFAG; this is encoded by the coding sequence ATGGATATCTCTTTGGCGGGAACGCGCGGGAAGCCCGAGGCCGACAGTCAGATCGCGCGCGAGCGGGAATGGCTCGAGCCCAGCATCGCCCTTACGGTCCTGTCCGGCGCCTTCGGCATCCTGATGATCCCGAGCTACGAAGGCATCCTCCCTGCGCTCGGCCTGCTTCCCGTGTGGATGATCGCCGCTTTGCTGCTGGGCAGCATTTACGGTCTTTTCGCCATGATGGTCGCCCGGGTCGAACGTCCGCTGGCGTGCGTCGCCGATTTGTTCGGTCGGCGCCGGCAGACGGCGGCTTTCCTGATCGTCGCCTTGTTCCTGGCCGGCCTCAACATGACGACTTTCATGTGGGTGAAGCCGTTGCTCAACTATCTGGTGCCGTTCTGGGCCGATTCCCTTCTTGCCGACCTGGATTGGGCGTTGTTCCTCGGCCGTGACCCCTGGGCCCTGCTCACCGGCCTCAATTCCGCCCCCGGCGCGATCTTCTATCATCGCGGCTGGTTCGCACTGATGATCCTGACGCTGATCATGGTGCTGACGAGACCGCCGTCGCCTGAAAAATCCGCGGTCATGCTGACCTATTTCGTGCTGTGGTCGATCGTCGGGCCCGTGGTCCACGCGCTCGTGCCGGCGGCGGGACCGATCTTCTTCGCTCAGCTGGGATATGGGGACCGTTTTTCGGGCCTTGCGAGCGTCTCGGAGACCCGAGAGGTCGCAACCTATCTCTGGACCCTCTATTCCGGTGCGGGTTTCGGCCCCGGCAGCGGCATTTCGGCCATGCCATCCCTCCACATCGCGACCACCGCCTGGATGCTCATCGCGGTTCACAGTTTCGCGCGGCGCTGGACTACAGTGATGGCGGCCATCGGGCTGCTGATCTTCCTGCTCTCGGTCGCGCTGGGATGGCATTACGCGTCGGACGGGCTGGTCGGCGGCGCGTGCGCGCTGCTCTGCTACCGCGTTCTGCGCGCTTATTTTCGCAAGGCGGACGTAGGCCGCGAAGCCGCTTTCGCCGGCTGA
- a CDS encoding AcrB/AcrD/AcrF family protein: protein MMAGGESDVFTRHWRLWVALFWVAAAVLLLYTRWDAIGWFALSDTDDNMRMMQVRGLLGGQDWYDLRQHRLDPPAGANIHWSRLVDLPIAALILLLKPFVGGAMAEKVAVALAPMLPMAVAMGAVAVACRRLISPKAFALGIGLLLCAHSARGMWSPLRIDHHGWQLAMLSLVLVSLTDPKRARGGALAGIATALSLAIGLELLIYLAAAGAIIALMWVRDQRQARRLAAYGASLAGGCGLFYLLFTSEANSLPVCDALSPVWLSVMVTAGALAVLLSFLKAQHWAARLGAGAVAGAMLVGGYALAWPHCLTRLEGVSPELDAMWLGNVREARPIYRHSWGVMASVVSLPVAGLVGYAVMLWRSRGDRAALASWAAVAALAVLPVALLLWQTRAGAASQLLAIPGATALAWIAIQWAQSLKPLLPRVGATVGAFAVISGLVVQNGVGQIPQSENARMKAVNEANAKCPTLAALRSVALVPKGYVLTFVDLSPRLITVTHHNAVAGPYHRNGEAILDVMKSFRGTPDYARNVIERRGIDYVLICPNLSESTVYAKEAPDGFYAQLAKDKVPAWLTAVPLPENSPYKMWRVVRR from the coding sequence ATGATGGCGGGGGGCGAAAGCGACGTATTTACCAGGCACTGGCGCCTGTGGGTGGCGCTCTTCTGGGTCGCGGCCGCCGTCTTGCTCCTGTACACGCGCTGGGACGCCATCGGCTGGTTCGCGCTCAGCGACACCGACGACAATATGCGAATGATGCAGGTGAGGGGCCTGCTCGGCGGCCAGGATTGGTACGACCTCCGCCAACACCGGCTCGATCCACCCGCCGGCGCCAACATCCATTGGTCGCGCCTGGTCGATCTGCCCATCGCCGCTCTCATCCTGCTGCTGAAGCCGTTCGTCGGCGGCGCGATGGCAGAGAAGGTTGCCGTCGCGCTCGCACCGATGCTGCCGATGGCGGTGGCGATGGGCGCGGTCGCCGTGGCTTGCCGCCGCCTGATCTCGCCCAAGGCCTTCGCGCTCGGCATCGGCCTGCTGCTCTGCGCCCACTCGGCGCGGGGCATGTGGTCGCCGCTCCGCATCGACCACCATGGGTGGCAGCTCGCGATGCTGAGCCTCGTTCTCGTCTCGCTGACCGATCCCAAAAGGGCACGGGGTGGCGCGCTCGCCGGAATCGCCACGGCGTTGTCGCTCGCGATCGGGCTCGAATTGCTGATCTATTTGGCGGCGGCGGGCGCCATCATCGCCCTGATGTGGGTGCGCGACCAGCGGCAGGCGCGGCGGCTGGCCGCCTATGGCGCCAGCCTCGCCGGTGGTTGCGGCCTATTCTATTTGCTGTTCACGTCCGAGGCAAACAGCTTGCCGGTCTGCGACGCGCTGTCGCCGGTGTGGCTTTCGGTGATGGTCACCGCCGGGGCGTTGGCGGTGCTGCTCTCCTTCCTGAAGGCGCAACATTGGGCGGCGCGCCTCGGCGCCGGCGCCGTGGCGGGCGCAATGCTCGTCGGCGGCTATGCGCTGGCCTGGCCCCATTGTCTGACGCGGCTGGAGGGAGTCTCGCCGGAACTCGACGCGATGTGGCTCGGCAATGTCCGCGAGGCGCGCCCGATCTACCGGCATAGCTGGGGCGTAATGGCCAGCGTGGTGTCGCTGCCTGTGGCCGGACTGGTCGGTTATGCGGTCATGCTATGGCGCTCGCGCGGCGACAGGGCCGCCTTGGCATCCTGGGCGGCCGTCGCCGCCCTGGCCGTATTGCCGGTGGCGCTGCTGCTCTGGCAGACCCGGGCCGGCGCTGCGTCGCAGCTTCTGGCGATCCCCGGCGCGACCGCGCTGGCGTGGATCGCGATCCAATGGGCCCAGTCGCTCAAACCCTTGTTGCCGAGGGTCGGAGCCACCGTCGGCGCTTTCGCGGTCATCTCGGGCCTAGTCGTCCAGAACGGCGTCGGCCAGATCCCGCAATCGGAAAATGCGAGGATGAAGGCCGTCAACGAGGCCAATGCCAAATGCCCGACGCTGGCCGCGCTGCGATCCGTGGCGCTGGTGCCGAAAGGCTATGTCCTCACTTTCGTCGATCTCTCGCCCCGCCTGATCACGGTCACCCATCATAATGCGGTCGCCGGACCCTATCATCGCAACGGCGAGGCCATTCTCGACGTGATGAAAAGCTTCCGCGGGACGCCCGACTATGCGCGCAACGTGATCGAGCGCCGCGGCATCGATTATGTGCTGATCTGCCCGAACCTGTCGGAATCCACCGTCTACGCGAAAGAAGCGCCGGACGGCTTCTACGCCCAGCTAGCTAAGGACAAGGTGCCGGCCTGGCTGACCGCGGTGCCGCTTCCCGAAAATTCGCCTTACAAGATGTGGCGGGTCGTCAGACGTTGA
- a CDS encoding response regulator, protein MAERRLRILVIEDEMLVAMNIEDMLLELGHEVAGLAGRLEHALALARDSAFDLAMLDVNLAGEPSFPVAQVLAERGIPFLFATGYGTKGISEPYRDRPVLQKPFRATDLSDILRSMTV, encoded by the coding sequence TTGGCTGAGCGGCGGCTGCGAATTCTCGTCATCGAGGACGAGATGCTGGTCGCCATGAACATCGAGGATATGCTGCTCGAGCTTGGCCATGAGGTGGCGGGCCTCGCCGGCCGGTTGGAGCACGCCCTTGCCCTGGCCCGCGACAGTGCCTTCGATCTTGCCATGCTCGACGTCAATCTGGCGGGCGAGCCGAGCTTTCCTGTCGCGCAGGTGCTGGCCGAGCGCGGCATCCCGTTCCTGTTCGCGACCGGCTACGGCACGAAGGGCATCTCGGAGCCCTACCGCGATCGGCCGGTGCTGCAGAAGCCGTTTCGCGCGACCGATCTCAGCGACATATTGCGGAGCATGACCGTCTGA
- a CDS encoding class I SAM-dependent methyltransferase — MERVVYDRMAELDSQHWWYRARRDILSDLIAREIKLPQDARILEIGCGTGHNIAMLQRFGRVDAIEIDGAARAIASRRLGHAVSDAPLPDLPGIADRQYDLVAILDVLEHVEGDCEALRSIAHKLKPGGRILITVPAFPWMWSAHDVVNHHHRRYTKKSLKAVVGEAGLKLHLMSYFNSLLFPLAAAARLAGRITGKEDSDDALPPKPVNALFETLFGLERHAIGRIPFPPGVSIVAIVSAS; from the coding sequence ATGGAACGTGTTGTCTATGACCGCATGGCCGAGCTGGACAGCCAGCATTGGTGGTATCGCGCCCGCCGCGACATATTATCCGACCTGATCGCGCGCGAGATCAAGCTTCCCCAAGACGCGCGCATCCTCGAGATCGGCTGCGGCACCGGCCACAATATTGCGATGCTGCAGCGCTTCGGCCGGGTCGACGCGATCGAGATCGACGGCGCCGCCCGCGCCATCGCCAGCCGCCGCCTCGGCCACGCCGTGAGCGACGCCCCCCTGCCCGATCTGCCCGGCATCGCCGACCGCCAATATGATCTGGTCGCGATCCTCGACGTGCTCGAACATGTCGAAGGCGATTGCGAGGCGCTGCGCAGCATCGCGCACAAGCTCAAGCCCGGCGGCCGGATCCTGATCACCGTCCCGGCCTTTCCCTGGATGTGGAGCGCCCACGACGTGGTGAACCACCATCACCGGCGCTACACCAAGAAGAGCCTGAAGGCTGTGGTCGGCGAGGCCGGACTGAAGCTCCACTTGATGAGCTACTTCAACAGCCTGCTCTTCCCGCTCGCTGCGGCGGCGCGGCTGGCGGGGCGGATCACCGGCAAGGAGGACAGCGACGACGCCCTTCCGCCCAAGCCGGTCAACGCCTTGTTCGAGACCCTGTTCGGGCTCGAGCGTCACGCGATCGGGCGTATCCCCTTCCCGCCCGGCGTTTCGATCGTCGCCATCGTCTCCGCTTCCTGA
- a CDS encoding glycosyltransferase family 2 protein, translated as MSAPALSVVIPCYNEEACLAELHRRVTASARAAAGESYEIVLVNDGSLDRSWDSMQDLARDDPRLVAVNLSRNHGHQLALTAGLDLCSGDRILIIDADLQDPPELLPAMMQEMDRQGADVVYAVRRARAGETAFKKATAKIFYRLLSRMTDVDIPVDTGDFRLMSRRALDALLSLPEQARFIRGMVAWVGFRQVPFAYDRQERFSGVTKYPLAKMLSFAFDAVTGFSTAPLRMASHIGLWLVAASLLLLAYIAISWLSGSTIQGWTSLMLVVVVLGAVQMFVLGMIGEYLGRLYIESKRRPLYIVSDIAGHAQGRPHLGHVAHEAETVGVEQAKGGDNSRSVV; from the coding sequence ATGAGCGCGCCCGCTTTGTCCGTCGTCATCCCCTGCTACAACGAGGAGGCGTGCCTTGCCGAGCTGCACCGTCGCGTCACGGCTTCGGCGCGCGCGGCGGCCGGGGAATCGTACGAGATCGTGCTGGTCAACGACGGCTCGCTCGACCGCAGTTGGGATTCGATGCAGGATCTGGCGCGCGACGACCCCCGTCTCGTCGCCGTCAATCTCTCGCGCAACCACGGCCACCAGCTCGCGCTGACCGCCGGCCTTGACCTGTGCTCGGGTGACCGCATCCTGATCATCGACGCCGACCTGCAGGATCCGCCCGAACTGCTGCCGGCGATGATGCAGGAGATGGACCGCCAGGGCGCCGACGTCGTCTACGCGGTGCGCCGCGCCCGCGCCGGCGAGACCGCCTTCAAGAAGGCGACGGCCAAGATCTTCTACCGGCTTCTGTCGCGAATGACCGACGTCGACATCCCTGTCGACACCGGCGACTTCCGCCTGATGAGCCGCCGAGCGCTCGATGCCCTGCTGAGCCTGCCGGAGCAGGCGCGCTTCATCCGCGGCATGGTCGCCTGGGTCGGCTTCCGCCAGGTGCCCTTCGCCTACGACCGCCAGGAACGTTTCTCGGGCGTCACCAAATATCCGCTCGCCAAGATGCTGAGCTTCGCGTTCGACGCCGTCACCGGCTTCTCGACCGCCCCGCTTCGCATGGCGAGCCACATCGGCCTGTGGCTGGTGGCGGCGTCGCTGCTGCTGCTCGCCTATATCGCGATCAGCTGGCTGTCGGGCAGCACGATCCAGGGCTGGACGTCGCTGATGCTGGTCGTGGTCGTGCTCGGCGCCGTGCAGATGTTCGTGCTCGGCATGATCGGCGAATATCTCGGCCGGCTCTACATCGAGTCCAAGCGCCGCCCGCTCTACATCGTGTCGGATATTGCCGGGCACGCGCAGGGCCGGCCGCATCTCGGCCACGTTGCTCACGAAGCGGAAACAGTTGGAGTCGAGCAGGCCAAGGGCGGGGACAATAGCCGCTCGGTCGTTTAA
- a CDS encoding cyclopropane-fatty-acyl-phospholipid synthase family protein: MALLERLLNALVRHGRLTVVQPDGTSADYGPGGGPEIRVRLADKGVIGDIARNPRLGFGEAYMDGRLTIENGDIYDLMDFVVGNNRWENGGSGRKALKRGTGKLLNRWKRFNWEARSKRNVAHHYDLSDRLYDLFLDRDRQYSCAYFTDPANSLEQAQVDKKAHIAAKLHLKPGQRVLDIGCGWGGMALYLNRVADVDVLGVTLSEEQLKVARRRAEEAGVADRVKFELRDYRKLEGRFDRIVSVGMFEHVGPIHYAAFFRKCRELLVDDGVMLLHTIGKLGSAGSGSGDPFTHKYIFPGYYLPPLSEMCAASEPAKMIVADVETLRLHYAHTLRHWLERTRAARDEIVALYDERFFRLWEYYLAGGIAMFENGSACVYQVQYIRERRALPITRDYMAEAEARYRQM, from the coding sequence TTGGCCTTGCTTGAAAGACTGCTCAACGCGCTGGTCCGCCACGGTCGCCTGACCGTTGTCCAGCCCGATGGGACGAGCGCCGATTACGGCCCGGGCGGAGGGCCCGAGATCCGGGTGCGCCTCGCCGACAAGGGCGTGATCGGCGACATCGCCCGCAACCCGCGGCTCGGCTTCGGCGAAGCCTATATGGACGGGCGGCTTACGATCGAAAATGGCGACATCTACGATCTCATGGACTTCGTCGTCGGCAACAATCGGTGGGAGAACGGCGGGAGCGGACGCAAGGCGCTGAAGCGCGGCACCGGCAAATTGCTGAACCGCTGGAAGCGCTTCAACTGGGAGGCGCGCTCGAAGCGCAATGTCGCCCATCACTACGATCTGTCGGACCGGCTCTACGATCTCTTCCTCGACCGCGACCGCCAATATAGCTGCGCTTATTTCACCGACCCCGCCAACAGCCTCGAACAAGCGCAGGTCGACAAGAAGGCGCATATCGCCGCCAAGCTGCATCTGAAGCCGGGCCAGCGCGTGCTCGACATCGGCTGCGGCTGGGGCGGGATGGCGCTCTATCTCAACCGCGTCGCCGACGTCGACGTGCTGGGCGTCACGCTGTCGGAGGAGCAGCTCAAGGTCGCCCGCCGCCGCGCTGAGGAGGCGGGCGTCGCCGACCGGGTGAAATTCGAATTGCGCGACTATCGCAAGCTCGAGGGCCGCTTCGACCGCATCGTCTCGGTCGGCATGTTCGAGCATGTCGGCCCGATCCATTATGCCGCTTTCTTCCGCAAATGCCGCGAACTGCTCGTCGATGACGGGGTGATGCTGCTCCACACGATCGGCAAACTGGGATCGGCCGGCTCAGGCTCGGGCGACCCCTTCACCCACAAATATATCTTCCCGGGCTATTATCTGCCGCCCTTGTCCGAAATGTGCGCGGCCAGCGAGCCCGCCAAGATGATCGTGGCCGACGTCGAGACGCTCCGACTCCACTACGCCCACACTTTGCGCCACTGGCTCGAGCGGACGCGCGCCGCGCGGGACGAGATCGTCGCGCTCTACGACGAGCGCTTCTTCCGCCTCTGGGAATATTATCTGGCCGGCGGCATCGCCATGTTCGAAAATGGCAGCGCGTGCGTCTACCAGGTCCAATATATCCGCGAACGCCGGGCTTTGCCGATCACCCGCGACTATATGGCCGAAGCCGAAGCGCGTTACCGCCAGATGTGA
- a CDS encoding GtrA family protein, producing the protein MTNAGSSALFGQLIRFALTGGFITALGAALYWVTATFMGVHPLLANVLAYALCVAIGYVLHSRWSFRDHGSRDNPAKRTSRFFLVSLISFALNSLFVWVLTGPLLDGPTWWPVLPMLFVTPLVTFALNRRWVFA; encoded by the coding sequence ATGACCAATGCCGGCTCCTCCGCCTTGTTCGGGCAGCTTATCCGCTTTGCCCTCACCGGCGGCTTCATCACCGCGCTCGGCGCCGCCCTGTACTGGGTGACCGCGACCTTCATGGGCGTCCATCCGCTGCTGGCCAACGTCCTGGCTTATGCCCTGTGCGTGGCGATCGGCTACGTGCTGCACAGCCGATGGAGCTTCCGCGACCATGGCAGCCGCGACAATCCCGCCAAGCGCACCAGCCGCTTCTTCCTGGTGTCGCTGATCAGCTTCGCGCTCAACAGCCTGTTCGTCTGGGTCCTGACCGGGCCGCTGCTGGATGGCCCGACCTGGTGGCCCGTGCTACCGATGTTGTTCGTGACGCCGCTCGTTACCTTCGCGCTCAACCGCCGCTGGGTGTTCGCCTGA
- a CDS encoding PAS domain-containing sensor histidine kinase, producing the protein MASTSLQRPHSDDEMGMSARIRAFDWAATPVGPMRDWPQSLRFAFDLCEHSSFPTAIYWGPDLRLLYNDAWAPIPGERHPAALGQPAREVWADIWPIIEPQFRQVIESKSGFAGYQQMLPMVRDGVEQETYWNYSFTPLFGDDGEVAGVLNQGNEITSTVLAERRMAFQIALADRLRGFGDPESIKATATAMLGEYLGAARVGYAEIDAEQGLVSVRSDWTRDTGVRSLAGGNTAIQAFGPAASQYLRSGETLMVPDFRALGDASEAADIWERIGSRAAIIVPLVREGELKAVLYVHDEQPREWKRSDAAMARDVAERTWEAVERAQVEQSLRASEDHYRHAVELHPQVSWTADASGRTTLMSWHWEEWTGTSGVSDDWHDGIHPDDKARQEEAWRRAVETGEAYDVEYRLRRRDAGHRWVRSRANPRRDAAGNIMLWYGVIEDIHDRKVAEEHQRLLINELNHRVKNTLATVQAIAFQTLRGDISLVDARRRFEARLMALSRAHNLLTEQNWEGALLEKVVRDATEYLAQDRFEISGDSLWLAPRAALALALALHELGTNAAKYGALSNETGRVAIRWTMDAGGLRIDWKEQGGPRVAEPAGRGFGSRLIERGLAADLGGPARLLFEPDGLRCIIEASLQEIQVREDNLG; encoded by the coding sequence ATGGCGTCGACTTCACTGCAGCGGCCGCACAGCGACGACGAAATGGGTATGAGCGCGCGGATTCGCGCGTTCGACTGGGCTGCGACCCCGGTCGGCCCCATGCGGGACTGGCCGCAGAGCCTGCGCTTCGCCTTCGATCTGTGTGAACATTCCAGTTTCCCGACCGCGATCTACTGGGGCCCGGACCTGCGCCTCCTTTATAACGATGCGTGGGCGCCGATCCCGGGCGAACGCCATCCGGCGGCCCTGGGCCAGCCGGCGCGCGAAGTCTGGGCCGACATCTGGCCGATCATCGAGCCGCAGTTCCGCCAGGTGATCGAGAGCAAGAGCGGCTTCGCCGGCTATCAGCAGATGCTGCCGATGGTCCGCGACGGGGTCGAGCAGGAAACCTACTGGAATTATAGCTTCACGCCGCTCTTCGGGGACGATGGCGAGGTGGCGGGCGTGCTCAACCAGGGCAACGAGATCACCTCGACCGTGCTCGCCGAGCGGCGCATGGCCTTCCAGATCGCATTGGCCGACCGGCTGCGCGGCTTCGGCGACCCGGAATCGATCAAGGCGACGGCGACCGCGATGCTCGGCGAATATCTCGGCGCGGCGCGGGTCGGCTATGCCGAGATCGACGCCGAGCAGGGCCTTGTTTCCGTGCGTAGCGACTGGACGCGCGACACCGGCGTTCGCAGCCTCGCCGGCGGCAATACCGCGATCCAGGCGTTCGGCCCGGCGGCCAGCCAATATCTGCGCTCCGGCGAGACCCTGATGGTCCCGGATTTCCGCGCACTCGGCGACGCGAGCGAGGCGGCGGATATTTGGGAGCGGATCGGCTCGCGTGCCGCCATCATCGTGCCGCTGGTCCGCGAGGGCGAGCTGAAGGCTGTCCTCTACGTCCATGACGAGCAGCCCCGAGAGTGGAAGCGATCGGACGCGGCGATGGCGCGCGACGTTGCCGAGCGGACCTGGGAGGCGGTCGAGCGTGCTCAGGTCGAGCAGTCGCTGCGCGCGAGCGAGGATCATTACCGTCACGCCGTCGAGCTCCATCCCCAGGTGTCGTGGACCGCGGACGCCTCGGGCCGCACGACCCTGATGTCGTGGCATTGGGAGGAGTGGACCGGGACGTCGGGCGTCAGCGACGACTGGCACGACGGCATCCACCCGGACGACAAGGCGCGCCAGGAGGAGGCGTGGCGCCGCGCGGTCGAGACGGGCGAGGCTTATGACGTCGAATATCGGCTGCGGCGGCGCGATGCTGGCCATCGCTGGGTCCGGTCGCGCGCCAACCCGCGCCGCGATGCCGCCGGCAACATCATGCTCTGGTATGGGGTGATCGAGGACATTCACGATCGCAAGGTCGCCGAGGAGCATCAGCGGCTGCTGATCAACGAATTGAACCATCGCGTGAAGAACACGCTCGCGACGGTGCAGGCGATCGCCTTCCAGACGCTGAGGGGGGACATTTCGCTCGTTGATGCGCGGCGCCGCTTCGAGGCGCGGCTGATGGCGCTGTCGCGCGCGCACAATCTGCTCACCGAACAGAATTGGGAGGGTGCGCTCCTCGAAAAGGTTGTGCGCGATGCGACGGAGTATCTGGCGCAGGACCGGTTCGAAATTTCCGGCGACTCGCTCTGGCTCGCCCCGCGCGCGGCCCTCGCGCTGGCGCTGGCGCTCCACGAACTGGGGACCAATGCCGCTAAATATGGCGCGCTCAGCAACGAGACCGGCCGCGTGGCGATCCGCTGGACCATGGACGCCGGCGGCCTTCGGATCGACTGGAAGGAGCAGGGCGGGCCGCGCGTGGCGGAACCGGCCGGCCGTGGATTCGGCTCGCGGCTGATCGAGCGAGGCCTGGCCGCCGATCTGGGCGGACCCGCAAGGCTCCTGTTCGAGCCGGACGGCCTGCGCTGCATCATCGAGGCCTCCTTGCAGGAAATCCAGGTCCGCGAGGACAATCTTGGCTGA
- a CDS encoding MarC family protein: protein MIELFLSAFVTLFVIIDPPGCAPIFASLSHGAALAQRRAMAIRSVAIAACILVFFALFGEKLLKFLGVSLAAFRIAGGIMLFLIALEMVFEKRQERRENRANEINATPEIEDISVFPMAIPMIAGPGSIASVMLLMARAEGLQGSLVVAGALAAVLLLTLLALLAAGPLMRLVGHKIEAMITRILGVILAALAAQFVIDGINVSFQINV, encoded by the coding sequence GTGATTGAACTGTTCCTGTCGGCTTTCGTCACGCTTTTCGTGATCATCGACCCGCCCGGCTGCGCGCCGATCTTCGCCAGCCTCAGCCACGGCGCCGCCCTTGCGCAGCGCCGGGCGATGGCGATCCGCTCGGTCGCGATCGCCGCCTGCATCCTGGTCTTCTTCGCCCTGTTCGGCGAGAAATTGCTGAAGTTCCTCGGCGTCAGCCTCGCCGCCTTCAGGATCGCGGGCGGGATCATGCTGTTCCTGATCGCGCTCGAGATGGTGTTCGAGAAGCGCCAGGAGCGCCGCGAGAACCGGGCCAACGAAATCAACGCCACGCCAGAGATCGAGGACATATCGGTCTTCCCGATGGCGATCCCGATGATCGCCGGGCCCGGCTCGATCGCGTCCGTCATGCTGCTGATGGCGCGCGCGGAAGGCCTGCAGGGCTCGCTGGTCGTCGCCGGGGCGCTCGCCGCCGTGCTGCTCCTCACCCTGCTCGCGTTGCTCGCCGCCGGACCGCTGATGCGCCTCGTCGGCCACAAGATCGAGGCGATGATCACGCGCATCCTCGGCGTGATCCTCGCCGCGCTGGCCGCTCAGTTCGTGATCGACGGCATCAACGTCAGCTTCCAGATCAACGTCTGA
- a CDS encoding EF-hand domain-containing protein has protein sequence MNRYAMIGSATLMLAAIPAFAQSDARPAGEMTRAAVEAQVRDAFARVDTNRDGFVTQPEGEASRAVARAGRQEQRSERRDALFARLDANKDGSISRAEFDAPRGDRAEKRGERREARGERRAHRGGQGFVRFGGKAFERFDGNKDGRVSLQEATAQALARFDRIDANRDGTISADERRAAFQARRRG, from the coding sequence ATGAATCGATATGCGATGATAGGCAGTGCGACACTGATGCTGGCCGCGATCCCGGCCTTTGCCCAGTCCGATGCCAGGCCGGCCGGCGAAATGACCCGCGCCGCAGTCGAAGCTCAAGTTCGCGACGCGTTCGCGCGCGTCGACACCAATCGCGACGGCTTCGTCACGCAGCCGGAGGGGGAAGCGTCGCGCGCAGTGGCGCGCGCGGGCCGCCAGGAGCAGCGCAGCGAGCGACGCGACGCGCTCTTCGCGAGGCTGGACGCCAACAAGGACGGCTCGATCAGCCGCGCCGAATTCGACGCTCCGCGCGGCGACCGCGCGGAAAAGCGGGGCGAGCGCCGTGAGGCGCGTGGCGAGCGCAGGGCGCATCGCGGCGGCCAGGGCTTCGTTCGCTTCGGCGGCAAGGCCTTCGAGCGGTTCGACGGCAATAAGGACGGTCGTGTTTCGCTGCAGGAGGCGACCGCGCAGGCGCTGGCTCGCTTCGACCGGATCGACGCGAACCGCGACGGCACGATCAGCGCCGACGAGCGCCGCGCGGCATTCCAGGCCCGCCGGCGCGGCTGA